aattatttaattatgaatatacatatattagtCCCTCCTAGCTATAGTTGGTTCCACGTTTCCTTTATTCCCGTATAGACCATTAAACTATAGAAAAAACTCCAAGTTAcaatcatttcattaatttatgtgtttatttttcatttataattttacacttcttaaatttaaataacacatccctattttatttcaaaaaaaacaagCCCAAACATATAATATACATCTCCACGTGTAAAGGCATCTTACGATCCATATTAGACTgattatattcttaattttaattgttcAAATAATGACAACATTacagaattaattatttttaaccatattTTGGAAACTATATTATATGTCCAAAATCAATTGGACTTATATTCAGGACGGATTCAACTACAAGGCTGCCCCGGCTTGGTAgtccaaaatattttgtatgtatttGACAATGACAGTAAATTATCGTCGTTATAGATGATTTTCCGTCGCTAAAAGTTTTGCGACAGcaaatttggtttattttatttgtttacttgatattattatcaaattagcCCGGATagagttttaataaaaactttGTCCGTGTAGATTTTaaatcctgactctgctcttgcCATATTATAAATACGGATTTgagatatttataaaaaaaaatgataaaattctaataacacaataacaaaaaaacaaatcatacCAACTCTTATGTGATCTTGAGGTTTATCAttgttttatgatatttttaattttagttaaagtTTTGACTTTGGAGTTTGTTCAATTCACCCACCTAAGTCATAGAGACAACCTCACAGCTAACTGCCAACGGTTCTGTGTGTGTGTGAAGAGAGAAACTGCGACGGTGAAAGATGTCTTGCTGTGCGTCCCTTACATGCGGTCTATGCACCTCAGTGACTTCCACCATCTCCAAGCGTTCAGCTCGAATCGCTTATTGCGGTCTCTTCGGTATCTCCTTGATTGTCTCATTAGTTCTTAGGGAATGGTATCAGATAGAAGCTGTTCTTCGTGTCAGCTTGGGGAACTTCTTGTTTTTTGCAATACTAGCCTTTGTAATGATTGGAGTAAATGATCAAAATGACCAACGTGATTCATGGCATTATGGTGGATGGGCTGCTAAAGCTACAATTTGGCTCCTGTTCATTGTCCTTATGTTTTTCATGCCAGATATGGTTGTAACAATTTATGGTATTCTTTGAATATCCATTACAAACTGCTAGCTGTTTTTTATGTTTAGGATCAACAACTCATTTCATGTCTGCATTTGCAGGAGTCTTATCAAAATTTGGTGCTGGTCTATTTCTGTTTGTGCAAgtcatattattattagatgCCACACACTCATGGAATGATTCATGGGTTGCTAAAGATGAACACAAATGGTTAGAAcattttcttctttatatttCGAAACACCTGTTGTTTTTGTTCTGTTTCTGTATCTAAAACGaatccaaaaacaaaacaaaaaaatgactGTTGCGTTGTTTATTTGAGgtattttgcattttttttctttctcaggTATATTGTTACTTTACTTGTGATCACAGTTATATGCTATATTGCAGCATTTACAATTTCAGGACTTCTATTTATCTGGTTTAACCCTTCTGGCCATGATTGTGGTCTCAATGTCTTCTTTATAGTCATGACCATGGTTCTTGCCTTCTCCTTTGGTATAATAGCATTACATCCTCAGGTAATTAGCCATTTTGTATAGCACTTCTttgcttatatatatttttcaagttttgttcttcttcctcttcgtttttgttgttttaaaagcaataaaacatattaagacAACATATGCATAATAGCCTAGTATATCTTGGTTGCAAATGCATGTAAATGATTGACTTTTTATTCATTGATAGTTTTTTTTCATCAGTTCAATTCCATTAATATGAAATAACCAAGTTACAACTTGTAAAATAGGACCAAGCAAATTAAGCAAGCAAACATGAAACAACCATCACTACTAATAGATGTTAAACATACCCAAGACACCCATGAGACTCTTGAACTAAGAAATTAAGATTTCAAGTTCAATTCCTACACTGAAAGCACCTCTAGGATTGTGTAAAAAAAAGTTGGATGATGGGATACCACAACCTCCAAGGCCAATGTTACTATTATTCGTTTGAGTTCCAATTTGCACATtcctatttggaaacactttttggaGATGGGTCTGAGTTTGGACGagaaaatgttaataaatttattcataaacacattttgttaaaatatcttTAGATAAGATAATATTCTGAAGCattaatttgttgatttttcTTGTCCAAACCCAAATTTTTTCGTGTCCAAACCCAAACATAGATTCAGATCTAGGAAGTGTTTCAAAATTGAGCACATCATCTGTGGGACTTGTGTTTTATGATagtaaaaaacatttaaaacttCAGTTATGATTTGGATTAGGTGAATGGGAGTCTCCTACCAGCATCTGTGGTCTCTGTTTATTGCGTTTATATCTGCAATACAGCTGTCTCTTGTGAGCCTCGAAACTACGAGTGCAATACTCTCCACAACAGCACTGCAGCATCGACTATTACACTTGCTCTAGGGATGCTCACTACAGTTCTCTCGGTTCTTTATTCTGCTCTTCATGCTGGATCCTCCACAACATTTTTATCTCCACCATCCTCACCAAAGTCAGGTACTCATTTATGATGTGTTTTATAGCTAGAGATCCACATTATTTGATCTTACTGTAAAAAAGTTGGCAAAGGTTGTATGAGTTAgtatttctttttctattttcaagatTTATGAGGAGGCAAAATGAAGtcatagtttatttatattgtataaGATATTAAGAAATTACTTGATTATCTTTTAAACATGAACTTCCATTGCAGGCGGGAAGAAGTCTCTACTTAGTGATAAGGATATGGAAGATGGGAAAGACGAGAAAGAAAAGGAAGCAAAACCAGTGAGTTACTCATATACATTCTTCCATCTCATTTTTGCTCTGGCTAGCATGTACTCTGCCATGCTTCTTTCGGGTTGGACCAACTCTTCGGAGAGCTCAGACTATATTGATGTTGGGTGGACTTCGGTTTGGGTCAGGATCTGCACTCTGTGGGTCACTGCTGGCCTTTATGTCTGGACTCTTGTTTCTCCTTTGATCATGACCGATTTTGGGGTTTTTTAAGCAATTCCTCTTGTTATCATCGGCTTGTACTTGGTGTTAAGAACACAAATCACAAGGTATGTGTAAATAAAGATTGTATTGGCTGTCTAACATGAGGGTGGTTGTATTGGTATGTagtactttttttaaaattggtgATCAAACCTTGAACATACAACTTCCTTACACTTAACCACTAAGTCAAACGAGCCTTCTCTATCATTATGTAGTAATATTCTGTAAATTTGCATTATAGTAGAAATTCAAGAATCTTTAGTTCACTTTGGTTGCTTCTGTCACTAGTTTATACATTGATAGTTGCCTCAACTAGAAGTTCAGTTGATGAACACCTATTTTTCCTTTTTGATTCCTAAACAACATTATAGCTAATCAGGAATTATCTTTTTGATTCCTAAACATTAATGCGAATAAGGAATTGTTTTCTATCGATAAGAAGTTTATCGTCTGACTGGATCTGGTCAGCTGAATTATGTCCAACGGTTGCTGATTGGATATCTGGCTCTGAACTAGGTAGAACAGGAGACTCATAACCGTTTAGGAGGGAATTAGGCTTCTTGGAATTGTCATCTAATGAATATTCCGTGGTATTATTAAAAAGTGTCCCCATGTCTTTTAACAATTCCATCATAGCTACTCTGAACATctgttttgtttcttttttccGCAAAGATTTAGACAGGAAAACAAAGAGCAACAAAGATAAGTAACCATCTACATCAAGATTTCAAGTCGTAGAGCAATGTCATATGCAGCTCAGCTCAcccattcttcttcttcttccaagttgGAAGGAAAGTCAGACAAGCTATTATCAAGTGAGTACTGAAGGTAATCATCAACATCTATAGAATCCGGGACATGGGGCCCATATGGATGGCCATCAGAGAGTTCAAAACTAATCATGTTTGAAGATGACAGCCTCAGCTTATTCTGAATCCTTCCTGGAGCACAGCGTGAATTCTGTGGTTAAATTTCATTGTTTTCATCACATGGGTCATAAGCTCTTGCAAATGGCAATGTCTTGGGGCCTAGGAAAGTCACTTAAAGAAGATATTATCTCTACAAAAATAGTTCATCTCTAGTTTCACTTTCTTTTTTGTGCTTTTGCGTACCTCGATTCGACTAATCCTTAGGATGGTTTGAATAGAATATAAGACCATAGATTAGTAAACCCCTAACTTCAAGCTTCTTTCAGTGAGTTCTAGTTTGAACCTTGAACAAAAGCATTCATAAGCATTTGACTATCATATAAGCACAACCTCCATCTATTGTCCCTACAACTAATTATACCCATATCCCTATATAACCTGTCACTATTTATCGTTCACCATGATCGATATTTAACAAAGGCAAAATTATGAGCTTAAGGAACTTATTGGTTTCGCCACCGTCATGATAAATATTTCAtcttgattttttgtttttgtttctaagGAACTTAATATTGGTTACTAGGTGGGAGGAAAAGTACCAACAATATGCCTTATATTTCATAAATGGTGTCTAGGAATGAAAACCACGTAGAATGACATCCAAGGAATACCTCGTTTTCTGCCGGTCTATTTTGTGATGAGATATCTGATGGAATCTACCCAAATTTAAGAACAAATAGCATATCCTCATTCAAGTTTCAGTAAACCATTTAAGAATGATATGAGCCCAAAAAGGAAACTTCACAAGAAATGACTAACCTCCATTCGACTCATCTGTCTCTTGGATAGAAGCTGCTCAATGGCATCTTCTGTTGTGCTTGAAGCAAGACCTATGGACAACAATCGGTCAATACG
This is a stretch of genomic DNA from Impatiens glandulifera chromosome 4, dImpGla2.1, whole genome shotgun sequence. It encodes these proteins:
- the LOC124934912 gene encoding serine incorporator 3-like, which translates into the protein MSCCASLTCGLCTSVTSTISKRSARIAYCGLFGISLIVSLVLREWYQIEAVLRVSLGNFLFFAILAFVMIGVNDQNDQRDSWHYGGWAAKATIWLLFIVLMFFMPDMVVTIYGVLSKFGAGLFLFVQVILLLDATHSWNDSWVAKDEHKWYIVTLLVITVICYIAAFTISGLLFIWFNPSGHDCGLNVFFIVMTMVLAFSFGIIALHPQVNGSLLPASVVSVYCVYICNTAVSCEPRNYECNTLHNSTAASTITLALGMLTTVLSVLYSALHAGSSTTFLSPPSSPKSGGKKSLLSDKDMEDGKDEKEKEAKPVSYSYTFFHLIFALASMYSAMLLSGWTNSSESSDYIDVGWTSVWVRICTLWVTAGLYVWTLVSPLIMTDFGVF